One window from the genome of Oceanicoccus sp. KOV_DT_Chl encodes:
- a CDS encoding efflux RND transporter periplasmic adaptor subunit, with the protein MTRRTSVVISLLSLAITPLIMTLAHATDKGAPVEVVAPQQRNIFQSVQLTGTVTSPQTATLSVATSGLVAAVHAEEGSQVQAGDLLLEVDAKLAQLQLESVIAKKSQASIALQDSQRRLEEARILIPNKSIAESTVRELEAEVAASQAVLQQAVADKAYQQELINRHQLKAPFAGVVSQKLTEQGEWLAPGAGVFELVGTENARIDFYVAENYLAKLNQDTAISFNLNVDPNKVYQGRIGAIVPVLDPAARTFLLRVLVDSTAGNIIPGMSVSALLQVPTDRQGIVVPKDALLRHRDGRVIIWAIEQRNGESFTVERLVETGVAFDGFIEIRQGLTLGEQVVVRGNEALQNGQKVMLINHNSSGQ; encoded by the coding sequence ATGACGCGACGGACAAGCGTTGTTATTTCTTTGTTAAGCCTAGCAATCACACCCCTGATAATGACACTAGCCCACGCTACCGACAAAGGCGCTCCCGTCGAAGTGGTCGCGCCTCAGCAACGCAACATTTTTCAGTCAGTTCAACTTACCGGCACAGTAACCTCCCCTCAGACCGCGACACTGTCTGTCGCGACCAGCGGTCTGGTGGCTGCGGTACATGCTGAAGAAGGTAGCCAGGTGCAAGCAGGCGACTTATTGCTAGAAGTTGATGCCAAACTAGCACAATTACAATTGGAGAGTGTTATCGCGAAAAAGAGTCAGGCCAGTATCGCACTACAAGATAGCCAACGTCGTCTTGAAGAAGCACGGATTTTGATTCCCAACAAGAGCATCGCAGAAAGCACAGTACGCGAACTGGAAGCAGAAGTGGCCGCCAGCCAGGCGGTATTGCAACAGGCAGTAGCCGATAAAGCCTACCAACAAGAATTAATTAATCGCCACCAGCTAAAAGCTCCGTTTGCTGGCGTAGTCAGTCAAAAACTCACCGAGCAAGGGGAATGGCTGGCTCCTGGTGCAGGTGTCTTTGAATTAGTAGGCACAGAGAATGCCCGCATTGATTTTTATGTGGCTGAAAATTATCTAGCCAAGCTGAATCAGGATACTGCTATCAGCTTTAACCTAAATGTCGACCCTAACAAGGTTTACCAGGGGCGAATTGGCGCTATTGTGCCAGTACTAGACCCGGCAGCACGTACATTTTTATTGCGGGTACTAGTGGATTCTACCGCAGGTAATATTATTCCCGGAATGTCTGTGAGCGCCCTATTACAAGTCCCCACTGATCGGCAAGGTATTGTGGTGCCCAAAGATGCTCTCCTGCGCCACCGGGATGGCCGCGTGATTATCTGGGCCATCGAGCAGCGCAACGGTGAGTCGTTTACGGTTGAACGGCTGGTGGAAACTGGAGTGGCCTTTGATGGATTCATTGAAATCCGGCAGGGCCTAACGCTGGGAGAACAGGTCGTTGTACGTGGTAATGAAGCGCTGCAAAACGGTCAAAAAGTGATGCTCATTAACCACAACTCATCAGGACAGTAG
- a CDS encoding DUF21 domain-containing protein: protein MIWFGIAFCITQSAIFSGLNLAFFSLSRMQLEVEAERGVHEAKRILKLRENSNFLLCTILWGNVGINVLLTLLSNSVMAGVTAFLFSTIVITFMGEIFPQAYFSRNAMVMGSLLSPVLKLYQFLLYPVAKPSAWILDKWLGQEGIDYLRERDLKAIIMAHIDAEEAEVAHLEGIGAINFLAIDDLTASDEGEVIEPGSIIALPCKVDFPVIPDFKRTIDDPFLNAVDASGQSWVILTDDNDKPLLALDADGFLRDAIFNQDKPCDPYDYCHRPIVTKDPLSPLGDLIFQLKVNESDSKLHDGVIRDDVILLWGNTKKIITGSDILGRLLKGVSTNR from the coding sequence ATGATTTGGTTTGGCATTGCCTTCTGTATCACTCAGTCAGCCATTTTCTCCGGGCTAAATTTAGCGTTTTTTAGTCTCAGTAGAATGCAGCTTGAAGTTGAAGCCGAACGCGGTGTTCACGAAGCTAAACGGATACTGAAACTGCGCGAAAACTCCAATTTCTTATTGTGTACCATCCTGTGGGGGAATGTTGGCATCAATGTCTTGCTTACTCTGCTCTCAAACTCGGTTATGGCTGGCGTGACTGCCTTTTTATTTTCCACCATCGTCATTACATTTATGGGCGAGATTTTCCCGCAGGCGTATTTTTCACGCAATGCAATGGTGATGGGTTCGCTGTTATCACCGGTGCTGAAGCTTTACCAATTCCTGCTATATCCGGTTGCGAAACCTAGCGCCTGGATTTTGGATAAGTGGCTGGGACAGGAAGGGATTGATTATTTGCGGGAACGGGATTTAAAGGCCATTATCATGGCCCACATCGATGCTGAAGAAGCCGAGGTTGCTCACCTGGAAGGTATCGGTGCGATCAATTTTCTGGCCATCGACGATTTAACGGCAAGTGATGAGGGGGAAGTAATTGAGCCTGGCAGCATTATCGCCCTTCCCTGCAAGGTCGATTTTCCGGTGATACCCGACTTTAAACGAACTATCGATGACCCCTTCTTGAATGCGGTAGATGCTTCCGGACAAAGCTGGGTTATATTGACAGATGATAATGACAAACCCTTGCTGGCGCTGGATGCTGATGGTTTTTTGCGAGACGCCATATTTAACCAGGACAAACCCTGTGATCCCTATGATTATTGTCACCGCCCTATTGTCACCAAAGACCCTCTCTCCCCTTTGGGCGACCTGATATTTCAGCTTAAAGTTAATGAGAGTGACAGTAAACTGCACGATGGCGTTATCCGTGATGATGTTATTCTGCTGTGGGGAAACACCAAAAAGATTATTACCGGCAGCGATATTTTAGGGCGCTTGTTGAAAGGTGTGTCTACAAACCGTTAG